One window of the Emcibacter sp. genome contains the following:
- a CDS encoding ATP-binding protein has protein sequence MTDDKDILPLLNRIADALDRMAPKKTGRVGLNEGAAFVWQTEPDRLQRIVNVNHINLDLLKGIDHVCDILRRNTEQFAQGLPANNALLWGARGMGKSSLVKALHAELNKTLEKKLALVEIHREDIPTLPRLLEIIRNSGRQVILFCDDLSFDGEDSTYKSLKAVLEGGIEGRPKNVIFYATSNRRHLMARSMMENERGTAINPSEAVEEKVSLSDRFGLWLGFHSCPQEVFLRMVDSYIDHYKIPTDKDAAHAEAKEWATTRGSRSGRVAWQYIQDLAGRKGVSLD, from the coding sequence ATGACTGACGATAAAGATATTCTTCCCCTGCTCAACCGGATCGCAGATGCTCTGGACCGGATGGCCCCCAAAAAAACCGGCCGTGTCGGCCTTAATGAGGGCGCTGCATTTGTCTGGCAGACTGAGCCTGACCGGCTGCAGAGAATCGTCAACGTCAATCATATAAATCTGGATCTGCTTAAGGGCATAGATCATGTCTGTGATATCCTGAGGCGCAATACCGAACAGTTTGCCCAGGGGCTGCCGGCCAACAACGCCCTCTTGTGGGGCGCACGCGGCATGGGGAAAAGCTCGCTGGTCAAGGCTCTGCATGCGGAACTAAACAAAACCCTCGAGAAAAAACTTGCCCTTGTGGAAATTCACCGGGAGGATATCCCGACCCTGCCCCGCCTTCTGGAAATCATCCGCAACAGCGGCCGGCAGGTCATTCTTTTCTGCGACGATTTATCCTTCGACGGAGAAGACAGCACCTACAAATCCCTGAAGGCCGTTCTTGAAGGCGGCATCGAGGGGCGGCCGAAAAACGTGATCTTCTACGCCACATCGAACCGGCGGCACCTGATGGCAAGAAGCATGATGGAGAATGAACGCGGGACGGCCATCAATCCCTCGGAAGCCGTTGAGGAAAAAGTCTCCCTGTCCGACCGGTTCGGCCTGTGGCTCGGGTTTCACAGCTGCCCGCAGGAAGTCTTCCTGCGCATGGTCGACAGCTATATCGACCATTATAAAATCCCCACCGACAAGGACGCCGCCCATGCCGAAGCCAAGGAGTGGGCGACAACCCGCGGCTCCCGCTCCGGCCGTGTGGCCTGGCAATATATACAGGACCTGGCCGGACGGAAGGGCGTAAGCCTGGACTAG
- the yajC gene encoding preprotein translocase subunit YajC, with amino-acid sequence MLISTAYAQDAAAGGDPIMSFLPLILIFVVFYFLLIRPQQKRAKEHKQLVEGLRRGDVVVTSGGLIGKIARVIDDNEVEVEIAKDVKVKVMRSMIATVQGKPEPANDTEKK; translated from the coding sequence ATGTTGATATCTACTGCATACGCACAGGACGCGGCAGCCGGCGGCGATCCGATCATGAGCTTTCTCCCCCTGATCCTGATCTTTGTTGTTTTCTATTTCCTGCTGATCCGTCCCCAGCAGAAACGGGCCAAGGAACATAAACAGCTTGTCGAAGGTCTGCGCCGCGGTGATGTAGTGGTTACTTCGGGTGGCCTGATCGGTAAAATCGCCAGGGTAATCGACGACAATGAAGTCGAAGTGGAAATTGCCAAGGATGTGAAAGTCAAAGTCATGCGCAGCATGATCGCGACGGTCCAGGGCAAACCTGAACCTGCCAACGACACTGAGAAAAAATAA
- the secD gene encoding protein translocase subunit SecD: protein MLNFPRWKVVLISLVSLLGILAAVPNFMTEEQAAALPSFLPSKQVTLGLDLQGGAHLLVEVQADTILEDRLQDKSDEVKDALSTEKIRHRRRVRDGKIIVTLNNPAEHERAVSLINSEAKNTIGASMTSIGSDDILVTDLGNGIIEVSQTEAAIKEYKRLTVAQSVEIVRRRIDEMGTKEPSIQQNGTDRILIQVPGIDDPQKLKEILGKTAKMEFRLVDQSVSPDDIARGRVPPGTEIVPASDEDVAAGAPPYAVRKRVILSGENLVDASLGYDQNGQPAVSFRFDSAGGKKFADTTRKNVGKPFAIVLDNKVISAPRINSPILGGSGIITGNFTIESANELALLLRAGALPAPLKILEERTVGPDLGADSIAAGEVAAMIGLAAVMIYILISYGFFGVVANVTLVVNIFMILGVLSTLGATLTLPGIAGIVLTIGMAVDANVLIFERIREEIRAGRGALAALEQGYARALSTILDANVTTLIAALILFQFGSGPVKGFAVTLACGIFTSVFTAVSLSRLILATWARKRRPETLKL from the coding sequence ATGCTGAACTTTCCCCGCTGGAAGGTCGTACTCATTAGCCTTGTATCATTATTGGGGATACTGGCGGCCGTACCCAACTTTATGACGGAAGAACAGGCAGCGGCGCTGCCCTCTTTCCTGCCAAGCAAACAGGTAACTCTTGGGCTTGACCTGCAGGGTGGGGCGCACCTTCTGGTGGAAGTGCAGGCGGACACCATACTGGAAGATCGCCTTCAGGACAAAAGCGACGAAGTCAAGGATGCCCTGAGTACGGAAAAGATCCGTCACCGTCGACGTGTCCGTGATGGCAAGATTATCGTGACCCTGAATAACCCGGCGGAACATGAGCGGGCGGTATCCCTGATCAACAGCGAAGCCAAGAATACAATCGGTGCCTCTATGACATCCATAGGATCAGACGATATTCTGGTCACTGATCTGGGCAACGGCATCATTGAAGTGAGCCAGACCGAGGCGGCGATTAAGGAATACAAGCGGCTGACCGTGGCCCAGTCCGTGGAAATCGTTCGGCGCCGTATCGATGAAATGGGCACCAAGGAACCCTCGATCCAGCAAAACGGGACGGACCGGATATTGATCCAGGTGCCGGGCATCGATGATCCCCAGAAACTGAAAGAAATCCTGGGAAAAACCGCCAAAATGGAATTCCGTCTGGTGGACCAGTCTGTCAGCCCCGATGATATCGCCCGTGGTCGAGTGCCACCGGGGACAGAAATTGTGCCCGCCTCAGATGAGGACGTCGCCGCCGGTGCACCGCCCTATGCAGTGCGCAAGCGGGTTATCCTGTCCGGTGAAAACCTGGTGGATGCGAGCCTCGGTTACGACCAGAACGGCCAACCGGCGGTGAGCTTCCGCTTTGACAGTGCCGGAGGCAAAAAATTTGCTGATACAACCCGCAAGAATGTCGGCAAGCCTTTTGCCATCGTGCTGGATAACAAGGTGATCAGCGCACCCCGTATCAACAGCCCGATCCTGGGCGGATCCGGTATCATTACCGGTAATTTCACTATCGAGAGCGCCAATGAACTGGCGTTGCTGCTCCGGGCCGGCGCCCTTCCGGCACCATTGAAAATTCTGGAAGAACGGACTGTAGGTCCGGATCTGGGTGCTGATTCTATTGCTGCCGGTGAAGTTGCCGCCATGATCGGTCTTGCGGCGGTGATGATCTATATCCTGATCTCCTATGGCTTCTTTGGCGTCGTGGCCAACGTGACCCTGGTGGTCAACATTTTCATGATCCTTGGTGTGCTTTCAACACTTGGGGCGACACTGACCCTGCCGGGTATTGCCGGGATTGTTCTGACCATCGGTATGGCCGTGGATGCCAACGTGTTGATTTTCGAGCGTATCCGGGAGGAAATCCGTGCCGGACGAGGGGCGCTTGCCGCCCTTGAACAGGGGTATGCCCGTGCTCTCAGCACGATCCTGGATGCCAATGTGACGACCTTGATTGCTGCCCTGATCCTGTTCCAGTTTGGGTCCGGACCAGTCAAAGGCTTTGCCGTTACCCTGGCCTGCGGTATCTTTACGTCTGTTTTTACAGCGGTCAGCCTGAGCCGTTTGATCCTTGCCACATGGGCCCGCAAGCGGCGTCCTGAAACGCTGAAGCTATAG
- the secF gene encoding protein translocase subunit SecF, which produces MLLKLVPEKTNVKFVNYRMLAFAMSLALVIASIALFFTHGLSYGIDFKGGVLMEIKTEQKADLAAIRQSVGDLGMGTPVVQEFGADTDVLIRLEYQDNKSLEDIVKEVKQSLDQNIDGEVSFRRTETVGPKVSGELVEDGILSVSLAVLAVLVYIWFRFEWQFGLGAVIALVHDVLLTIGLFSFIEMEFNLSIIAAILTIVGYSLNDTVVVYDRVRENLRKYRKMEMLDLLNLSLNETLSRTIMTSVTTLLALAALFYFGGENIHGFTAAMIWGVFVGTYSSVFIACPVLLWFEMRREPDSEIPEGMEVLPPEKG; this is translated from the coding sequence ATGTTACTGAAACTGGTTCCAGAGAAAACCAATGTCAAATTTGTGAATTACCGGATGCTGGCCTTTGCCATGTCTCTTGCCCTGGTAATTGCCTCCATCGCCCTGTTTTTTACCCACGGGTTGAGTTACGGCATTGACTTCAAAGGCGGCGTGCTTATGGAGATCAAGACCGAACAAAAGGCCGACCTGGCGGCGATCCGACAGTCGGTCGGCGACCTTGGTATGGGGACGCCGGTGGTTCAGGAATTCGGTGCCGACACAGATGTGTTGATCCGCCTGGAGTACCAGGACAACAAGTCGCTTGAGGATATTGTGAAAGAGGTCAAGCAAAGCCTCGATCAGAATATCGACGGCGAGGTCAGCTTTCGACGGACGGAAACTGTTGGGCCAAAGGTCTCCGGCGAACTCGTTGAGGATGGCATTCTTTCGGTATCCCTGGCGGTGCTGGCGGTGCTGGTCTATATCTGGTTTCGCTTTGAATGGCAGTTTGGTCTGGGGGCCGTGATTGCCCTGGTGCATGACGTTTTACTCACCATTGGCCTGTTCTCCTTTATCGAAATGGAATTCAACCTGTCGATTATTGCGGCGATCCTGACCATTGTCGGTTATTCCCTCAATGATACGGTGGTCGTTTATGACCGGGTGCGGGAGAACCTGCGTAAATACCGCAAAATGGAAATGCTGGACCTGCTGAACCTGAGCCTGAACGAAACCCTGTCGCGGACAATCATGACGTCGGTGACAACCCTTCTGGCCCTGGCAGCGCTGTTCTATTTTGGCGGCGAAAACATCCATGGCTTTACCGCTGCCATGATCTGGGGCGTGTTTGTTGGAACCTATTCTTCAGTCTTTATTGCCTGTCCGGTCCTGCTGTGGTTTGAGATGCGCCGGGAACCGGACAGCGAGATCCCGGAAGGCATGGAAGTTCTGCCGCCTGAAAAGGGGTAA
- a CDS encoding Mth938-like domain-containing protein yields the protein MKFEEAKTQSETSISAYGNGGFRIGEDLRVEGSVLLTPQGYYPWDVTSKEQMSTESFARIIEMSEDLELLILGMGENMAFLKRDLRSHLESHDIGVEVMATGAAARTYNVLLLEGRRVAAALIAV from the coding sequence ATGAAATTTGAAGAGGCAAAAACCCAGTCCGAAACAAGCATTTCTGCCTACGGCAACGGCGGGTTCCGGATTGGCGAAGACCTTCGTGTGGAGGGTTCGGTTCTTCTGACGCCGCAAGGCTATTATCCCTGGGATGTAACCTCAAAGGAACAGATGAGCACAGAATCTTTTGCACGCATCATCGAAATGAGTGAAGACCTGGAGCTTTTGATCCTGGGAATGGGCGAGAATATGGCTTTCCTGAAGCGTGATCTTAGAAGCCATCTGGAAAGCCACGACATAGGTGTCGAAGTGATGGCTACCGGTGCGGCAGCACGGACCTATAACGTACTTCTTCTGGAGGGGCGACGGGTGGCGGCGGCCCTGATTGCGGTCTGA
- a CDS encoding urate hydroxylase PuuD, which translates to MTHEFGLFLVRYLHVLSGVMWIGILWYFNFIQIPSMSKIPDEQKPAISKVIAPEALFWFRWGALSTIVFGLLLAWMNGYLVEALTLKQPDIGFGMWFGLIMAFNVWFIIWPNQKIALGIVEAEADAKPKAGRRAMLFSRTNTLLSIPMLFSMISYQNSVGLG; encoded by the coding sequence ATGACACATGAATTCGGACTTTTTCTCGTAAGATATCTCCATGTTCTCAGCGGTGTGATGTGGATCGGCATCCTCTGGTATTTTAATTTCATTCAGATCCCGAGCATGTCGAAAATTCCCGACGAACAGAAACCGGCCATCAGCAAAGTCATTGCGCCAGAGGCCCTGTTCTGGTTCCGCTGGGGTGCATTAAGCACCATAGTCTTTGGTCTCCTGCTGGCCTGGATGAACGGCTATCTGGTAGAAGCCCTGACGCTGAAACAGCCTGACATCGGTTTCGGCATGTGGTTCGGCCTGATCATGGCTTTCAACGTCTGGTTCATCATCTGGCCAAATCAGAAAATAGCGCTGGGTATTGTGGAGGCAGAGGCGGACGCCAAACCGAAAGCCGGCCGCCGGGCGATGTTGTTCTCCCGCACCAACACATTGCTGTCCATCCCCATGTTGTTCAGCATGATTTCTTATCAGAATTCAGTGGGACTGGGATAA
- a CDS encoding phytoene/squalene synthase family protein — translation MKEKIQSQGMTTQKNTFGYCAEQVRRQDHDRFLTVLFAPQELRDDLFALYAFNQELARIRETVSEPVLGEIRLQWWREAIDEIYDGAPRKHEVVDALAKAVRTHNLPREIFHQIIESRGQDIYDENPQNLGELIDYLRGTSGNIARLAAQVLADGDTDLGQKAEDSGVAWGLTGIVRAVPYHLSLRKVFLPADRMEKYGLSRDMLASPESRGPLGSVTGELCEQATILLREMRSERKDIPSRAHSLFLLNSLSRSYLKSLKKADYSPFNLQEKSDAFSRQCRLMLDAFLKRV, via the coding sequence ATGAAAGAGAAAATTCAGAGCCAGGGTATGACAACACAGAAAAATACTTTCGGATATTGTGCGGAACAGGTCAGGCGTCAGGACCATGACAGGTTCCTGACGGTTTTATTTGCACCGCAGGAATTACGTGACGATCTTTTCGCCCTGTATGCCTTTAATCAGGAACTGGCGAGAATAAGGGAGACGGTTTCCGAGCCTGTGCTCGGAGAAATCCGGCTGCAATGGTGGCGGGAAGCCATTGATGAAATCTACGATGGCGCGCCGCGAAAACATGAAGTGGTTGACGCTCTGGCGAAAGCGGTCAGGACGCATAACCTTCCGAGGGAAATATTTCATCAGATCATTGAAAGCCGGGGGCAGGATATCTATGACGAGAATCCACAGAATCTGGGTGAGCTGATTGATTATCTCAGGGGTACGTCCGGCAATATCGCCCGGCTTGCAGCACAGGTTCTTGCCGACGGCGATACTGACCTGGGACAAAAGGCGGAAGACAGCGGGGTCGCCTGGGGATTGACCGGCATCGTGCGCGCCGTACCTTATCATCTGTCCCTGAGGAAAGTATTTCTGCCCGCAGACCGCATGGAGAAATATGGACTGTCACGGGACATGCTTGCCTCACCGGAAAGCCGTGGCCCCCTGGGCAGTGTCACCGGTGAACTCTGTGAACAGGCGACTATCTTGCTCCGGGAGATGCGGAGTGAGCGAAAAGATATCCCGTCAAGGGCCCATTCCCTGTTTTTGCTTAACTCCCTGTCGCGTAGTTATCTCAAAAGCCTGAAGAAGGCGGATTACAGTCCGTTCAATCTGCAGGAAAAGTCCGATGCCTTTTCCCGTCAGTGCCGCCTGATGCTTGATGCTTTTCTAAAGCGAGTCTAG
- the trmFO gene encoding methylenetetrahydrofolate--tRNA-(uracil(54)-C(5))-methyltransferase (FADH(2)-oxidizing) TrmFO, whose translation MTYKIKPVHIIGGGMAGSEAAWQILQTNVPVILHEMRPSVNTDAHQTDGLAELVCSNSFRSDDHENNAVGLLHEEMRRCNSLIMEAAAATKVPAGSALAVDREEFSRYVENKLASHPLFTLKREEVQAIPPADWDNVIIATGPLTSEKMANAILELTGEDSLAFFDAIAPIVYKDSIDFSKAWFQSRYDKGEGADYINCPLSEEQYNELIDDLVDGDKADFKQWEKDTPYFEGCMPIEVMAERGRQTLSFGPLKPVGLHNPHSEERPYAVVQLRQDNTLGTLYNIVGFQTKLKYAAQIEVFRKIPGLEKAEFARLGGLHRNTFINSPELLDDQLRLKKMPRLRFAGQMTGVEGYVESAAMGLMAGRFAAAERLGQAITSPPVTTAFGSLINHITGGHIPGLPEQKTFQPMNINFGIMPPLESNRVNGRKLKKSERKPMKSARALRDLQTWLDSL comes from the coding sequence ATGACATACAAGATTAAACCGGTTCATATCATTGGCGGCGGCATGGCGGGTTCTGAAGCAGCCTGGCAGATTCTGCAGACCAACGTGCCTGTAATCCTGCATGAAATGCGTCCAAGCGTGAATACTGACGCCCACCAGACCGATGGTCTGGCCGAACTGGTTTGTTCCAACAGTTTTCGTTCTGATGACCATGAAAACAATGCTGTCGGCCTTTTGCATGAAGAAATGCGCCGCTGCAACAGCCTTATCATGGAAGCTGCGGCAGCCACAAAAGTCCCCGCCGGCAGCGCCCTCGCCGTTGACCGGGAAGAATTCAGCCGTTATGTGGAAAACAAGCTCGCCAGTCACCCGCTCTTCACGCTGAAAAGAGAGGAAGTCCAGGCCATCCCGCCGGCGGACTGGGACAATGTGATCATTGCCACAGGCCCTCTCACTTCGGAAAAAATGGCAAACGCCATACTTGAGCTGACGGGAGAGGATTCCCTCGCCTTTTTCGATGCCATTGCGCCTATTGTCTACAAGGACAGCATCGATTTCAGCAAGGCCTGGTTCCAGTCCCGTTATGACAAGGGTGAAGGAGCAGACTATATCAATTGCCCCCTGAGTGAAGAGCAATATAATGAGCTGATTGATGATCTTGTGGATGGCGACAAGGCAGATTTCAAACAGTGGGAGAAGGATACTCCCTATTTTGAAGGCTGCATGCCCATCGAAGTCATGGCCGAACGTGGCCGCCAGACCCTGAGCTTCGGCCCGCTGAAACCTGTGGGCCTGCACAACCCTCATTCCGAAGAAAGGCCCTATGCAGTTGTTCAGTTGCGCCAGGATAATACTCTGGGCACACTGTATAATATTGTCGGTTTCCAGACCAAACTGAAATATGCGGCCCAGATAGAGGTCTTCCGGAAAATCCCCGGCCTTGAAAAGGCGGAATTCGCCCGACTGGGCGGTCTGCACAGGAACACATTTATCAACAGCCCCGAACTTCTGGATGATCAGTTGCGCCTGAAGAAAATGCCGCGGCTTCGGTTCGCCGGGCAAATGACCGGTGTGGAAGGTTATGTGGAAAGTGCCGCCATGGGGCTGATGGCGGGACGTTTCGCCGCCGCCGAGCGCCTGGGACAGGCGATAACATCGCCACCGGTCACAACCGCCTTCGGGTCATTGATCAATCATATCACCGGCGGCCATATCCCGGGACTTCCGGAGCAGAAAACCTTCCAGCCGATGAATATCAATTTTGGCATCATGCCGCCGCTGGAAAGCAACCGGGTCAACGGCCGCAAGCTGAAAAAGAGCGAGCGCAAGCCGATGAAGTCTGCCCGGGCGCTCCGCGATCTGCAGACCTGGCTAGACTCGCTTTAG